Proteins encoded by one window of Streptomyces sp. NBC_01571:
- a CDS encoding Cof-type HAD-IIB family hydrolase has protein sequence MRQNGAVTSATRQPEPPASRASRTRSTALEQGGTPIAPPRLIATDLDGTLLRDDKSVSERTVAALAAAEEAGIEVFFVTGRPARWMDVVSDHVHGHGLAICGNGAAVVDLHGGPGAHRFVKVRELARENALDAVGLVREAAPGTVFAVEQTYGFYQEPAYPKMHLELPDALGPAEKLLAPDAPGAGEPVLKILAFHHELDPDAFLTVARRAVGDRATVTRSSPSALLEISGPDVSKASTLALCCAERGIAPEEVVAFGDMPNDVEMLTWAGTSYAMGNAHPAVIAAASGRTVANNEDGVAVVIERIIADRS, from the coding sequence ATGCGCCAGAATGGCGCGGTGACCTCAGCGACCCGACAGCCCGAGCCCCCGGCCTCTCGCGCCTCCCGCACGCGCTCGACCGCGCTCGAACAAGGAGGTACTCCCATCGCCCCGCCCCGCCTGATCGCCACCGACCTCGACGGCACCCTGCTGCGCGACGACAAGTCGGTGTCCGAGCGCACGGTCGCCGCCCTGGCCGCCGCCGAGGAAGCCGGCATCGAGGTCTTCTTCGTCACCGGCCGCCCGGCGCGCTGGATGGACGTCGTCAGCGACCACGTGCACGGGCACGGCCTGGCGATCTGCGGCAACGGCGCCGCCGTGGTCGACCTGCACGGCGGCCCCGGTGCCCACCGGTTCGTCAAGGTGCGGGAACTCGCACGGGAGAACGCGCTCGACGCGGTAGGGCTGGTGCGTGAGGCCGCGCCGGGCACGGTGTTCGCCGTGGAACAGACGTACGGCTTCTATCAGGAGCCCGCGTATCCCAAGATGCACCTGGAGCTGCCGGACGCCCTCGGCCCCGCCGAGAAGCTGCTGGCACCCGATGCTCCCGGCGCCGGTGAGCCGGTGCTCAAGATCCTCGCCTTCCATCACGAGCTCGACCCCGACGCCTTCCTCACCGTGGCGCGCCGCGCGGTCGGCGACCGTGCCACCGTCACCCGCTCCAGCCCCAGCGCGCTGTTGGAGATCAGCGGCCCCGACGTCTCCAAGGCCAGCACGCTCGCGCTGTGCTGCGCCGAGCGCGGCATCGCGCCGGAGGAGGTCGTCGCCTTCGGGGACATGCCGAACGACGTCGAGATGCTCACCTGGGCGGGCACGTCGTACGCGATGGGCAACGCCCACCCCGCCGTGATCGCCGCCGCCTCCGGCCGTACGGTCGCCAACAACGAGGACGGCGTGGCGGTCGTCATCGAGCGGATCATCGCCGACCGGTCGTAG
- a CDS encoding MerR family transcriptional regulator codes for MSDEPVGAGYRIEDLAHRSGATVRTIRAYQDRGLLPRPERRGRANVYADAHLARLRQIADLLDRGYTLASIKELLEAWDTGRGLGGILGLVAEVDGPWTDERAVRISRAELDERFGGSPDDAAVADAVELGVLEPVPGSEDSFLVPSPQELSVAVELYAAGVPLSAISSHLRELRVKVEHIAERFLEFTTEHVFARYLGEHPPTDAEAAEAASLVRRLRPLAQQTVDAELARAMRLFATRHLREHLGTEQPGEQREETSSVVLPTATTRAVERLVGTDQVAAFVATAAEREVQARSLDQLATNHAARRTVDETP; via the coding sequence GTGAGCGACGAGCCGGTCGGTGCCGGGTACCGCATCGAGGACCTGGCGCACCGCAGCGGCGCCACGGTCCGGACGATCCGCGCCTATCAGGACCGCGGGCTGCTCCCCCGGCCCGAGCGGCGGGGCCGCGCCAACGTATACGCGGACGCGCATCTGGCCCGGCTGCGGCAGATCGCCGACCTCCTGGACCGCGGCTACACCCTGGCCTCCATCAAGGAGCTCCTGGAGGCGTGGGACACGGGCCGGGGCCTGGGCGGGATCCTCGGGCTGGTCGCCGAGGTCGACGGGCCGTGGACCGACGAGCGGGCGGTGCGGATCTCCCGGGCCGAGCTGGACGAACGCTTCGGAGGGAGTCCGGACGACGCGGCGGTTGCCGACGCGGTGGAACTGGGTGTGCTGGAGCCCGTTCCCGGCAGTGAGGACTCCTTTCTCGTACCGAGTCCCCAAGAGCTGTCCGTGGCGGTCGAGTTGTACGCGGCGGGAGTTCCGTTGTCCGCGATCTCCAGTCATCTGCGGGAGTTGAGGGTCAAGGTCGAGCACATCGCCGAGCGTTTCCTGGAGTTCACGACCGAGCACGTCTTCGCGCGCTATCTCGGTGAGCATCCGCCGACGGACGCCGAGGCGGCCGAGGCGGCCTCGCTCGTCCGCCGGTTGCGGCCGCTCGCGCAGCAGACCGTGGACGCCGAACTGGCGCGGGCCATGCGGCTGTTCGCCACCCGTCACCTGCGTGAGCACCTGGGAACGGAACAACCCGGTGAGCAGCGCGAGGAGACGTCCTCGGTGGTGCTCCCGACCGCCACAACGCGAGCCGTGGAGCGTCTGGTTGGTACGGATCAGGTCGCGGCCTTCGTCGCGACGGCGGCCGAACGCGAGGTGCAGGCACGGAGCTTGGACCAGCTCGCCACAAACCATGCCGCACGCCGCACTGTTGACGAAACTCCGTGA
- a CDS encoding ABC transporter permease, with translation MYDPTVARLTYRGLLGRRRALILCVLPVLLIVISVAVRSFSGADDQVASDLLGGFALATMVPIIGVIAGTGAIGPEIDDGSVVYLLAKPLKRPTIIFTKLIVAVAVTMAFSAVPTFIAGMILNGNGQQIAVAYTVAALVASIAYAALFLLLGTVTRHAVVFGLVYALVWEALFGSLVSGARTLSVQQWALAVAHKVTGGDLVTSDVGLPTATVLLVAVTVLATWYAGQRLRSLTLAGEE, from the coding sequence ATGTACGACCCCACAGTCGCCCGACTCACCTATCGGGGCCTGCTCGGCCGCCGCCGGGCCCTCATCCTCTGCGTGCTGCCCGTCCTGCTCATCGTGATCTCCGTGGCCGTACGCAGCTTCTCCGGAGCCGACGACCAGGTGGCCTCGGACCTGCTCGGCGGGTTCGCGCTCGCCACCATGGTCCCGATCATCGGTGTCATCGCGGGAACGGGCGCGATCGGACCCGAGATCGACGACGGCTCGGTGGTGTATCTGCTGGCCAAGCCCCTCAAGCGGCCGACGATCATCTTCACCAAGCTGATCGTCGCGGTCGCCGTCACCATGGCGTTCTCGGCGGTGCCGACCTTCATCGCCGGCATGATCCTGAACGGCAACGGCCAGCAGATCGCCGTCGCCTACACCGTGGCCGCGCTGGTCGCCTCGATCGCGTACGCGGCACTCTTCCTGCTGCTGGGAACGGTGACCCGGCACGCGGTCGTCTTCGGCCTCGTCTACGCGCTGGTCTGGGAGGCCCTCTTCGGGTCGCTGGTGTCCGGCGCGCGCACGCTCAGCGTCCAGCAGTGGGCGCTCGCGGTGGCCCACAAGGTCACCGGCGGGGACCTCGTCACCTCGGACGTGGGACTCCCGACGGCGACGGTTCTGCTGGTCGCCGTCACGGTCCTCGCCACCTGGTACGCCGGACAGCGGCTGCGGTCGCTGACGCTGGCCGGCGAGGAGTGA
- a CDS encoding metal-dependent hydrolase, with product MSEQHTITPRRVSFDWERTPLHWIPDEPTATHVINVLHLLLPAGERWFVKVLREGLPLIGDPELLRDVKGFMGQEATHSVQHAYVLDHLAAQRLDTGDFIRHVDFLFEKVLGERPPLGVPLPDREWLRFRLSVVAAIEQFTAVLGDWVLAADGLDRAGSDEVMLDLLRWHGAEEVEHRAVAFDMYQHCGGESLPRYARRIVGMAVTAPMMLYLWAWGAAYLLRHDPQLAGRARYSLAAHNRAVRKGLLPTWKELGAAVPRYLRRSYHPSQEGSLPRAVEYLAQSPAARTAAGAIGRAAVS from the coding sequence GTGAGCGAGCAGCACACGATCACCCCGCGCCGGGTCTCCTTCGACTGGGAGCGCACCCCGCTGCACTGGATACCGGACGAGCCCACCGCCACCCACGTCATCAACGTGCTGCACCTGCTGCTGCCGGCAGGGGAGCGGTGGTTCGTGAAGGTCCTCAGGGAAGGGCTGCCGCTCATCGGGGACCCCGAACTCCTGCGGGACGTCAAAGGGTTCATGGGCCAGGAGGCGACGCACAGCGTGCAGCACGCGTACGTCCTCGACCACCTGGCGGCCCAGCGCCTCGACACGGGGGACTTCATCCGGCACGTCGACTTCCTCTTCGAGAAGGTGCTCGGTGAGCGCCCGCCCCTGGGGGTGCCGCTGCCGGACCGGGAGTGGCTGCGCTTCCGGCTGTCGGTGGTCGCCGCGATCGAGCAGTTCACGGCGGTGCTCGGTGACTGGGTGCTGGCCGCCGACGGCCTGGACCGTGCCGGGTCCGACGAGGTCATGCTCGACCTGCTGCGCTGGCACGGCGCGGAGGAGGTGGAGCACCGCGCGGTCGCCTTCGACATGTACCAGCACTGCGGCGGCGAGAGCCTCCCCCGGTATGCCCGCCGGATCGTGGGCATGGCGGTCACGGCACCGATGATGCTCTACCTCTGGGCATGGGGCGCCGCCTATCTCCTGCGTCACGACCCGCAGCTCGCCGGGCGGGCCCGGTATTCGCTCGCGGCCCACAACAGGGCTGTGCGCAAAGGCCTGTTGCCCACCTGGAAGGAGCTCGGCGCGGCCGTGCCCCGCTATCTGCGGCGGTCGTACCATCCCTCGCAGGAGGGTTCGCTGCCCAGGGCCGTCGAGTATCTGGCGCAGTCGCCCGCGGCACGGACGGCGGCGGGGGCGATCGGTCGGGCCGCCGTCTCGTGA
- a CDS encoding ABC transporter permease gives MAVEQPLARNGEQTRIHNIGYRHYDGPRLGRAYARRSLYSQSLRGSYGLGRSVKSKVLPMLLFVVMCVPALIMVAVAVATKAKDLPVDYTRYAIIMQAVIGLYVASQGPQSVSRDLRFKTVPLYFSRPIETVDYVRAKYAALASALFVLTAAPLIVLYVGALLAKLDFADQSKGFGQGLVSVALLSLLFAGIGLVISAITPRRGFGIAAVIAALTISYGAVSTVQAIAFNQSSTGAVPWLGLFSPITLIDGVQTAFLGATSAFPGGEGPSSGQGVVYLLVVLGLIAGCYGLLMRRYRKVGL, from the coding sequence ATGGCGGTTGAGCAGCCCCTCGCCCGGAACGGCGAGCAGACCCGGATCCACAACATCGGCTACCGCCACTACGACGGCCCCCGCCTGGGCCGCGCGTACGCCCGCCGCTCCTTGTACTCGCAGTCGCTGCGCGGCTCCTACGGACTCGGCCGCTCGGTCAAGTCCAAGGTGCTGCCGATGCTGCTCTTCGTGGTGATGTGCGTGCCCGCACTCATCATGGTGGCGGTCGCGGTCGCCACCAAGGCGAAGGACCTGCCCGTCGACTACACCCGCTACGCGATCATCATGCAGGCCGTCATCGGCCTGTACGTCGCCTCCCAGGGACCGCAGTCGGTCTCGCGCGACCTGCGCTTCAAGACCGTTCCGCTGTACTTCTCGCGTCCCATCGAGACCGTCGACTACGTACGCGCCAAGTACGCGGCGCTGGCCTCGGCGCTGTTCGTGCTCACCGCCGCACCGCTGATCGTGCTCTACGTAGGGGCGTTGTTGGCGAAGCTCGACTTCGCCGACCAGTCCAAGGGCTTCGGACAGGGACTCGTCTCGGTGGCGCTGCTGTCCCTGCTCTTCGCCGGCATCGGCCTGGTCATCTCGGCGATCACCCCGCGCCGTGGCTTCGGCATCGCGGCCGTCATCGCCGCCCTGACCATCTCCTACGGGGCGGTCTCCACCGTCCAGGCGATCGCCTTCAACCAGTCCAGCACGGGCGCGGTCCCGTGGCTCGGTCTCTTCTCCCCGATCACCCTCATCGACGGTGTGCAGACGGCCTTCCTCGGCGCCACCTCCGCCTTCCCCGGCGGGGAGGGCCCTTCGTCCGGGCAGGGTGTCGTCTACCTCCTCGTCGTCCTGGGCCTCATCGCCGGCTGCTACGGCCTCCTGATGCGCCGCTACCGAAAGGTCGGGCTGTGA
- a CDS encoding M24 family metallopeptidase translates to MTTAVASGLSAELRGFREVQRLAYDCAEAVAAQLRPGVTEREAARMQRDWLRERGVRDWFHLPFAWFGDRTAFVNFRVPLQFFPTDRRLEPGMPFILDLAPVHGGFTADIGYSGSLGLNPLQDRLLADLQAHRELILREVRERRPLREIYEEVDRLMVRQGYANRHRAYPFGVIAHKVDRVKERPWSPRLFGFGTQSLKGLAADALHGHRDGWSPLWSPYRFSDHPPRPGLWAVEPHLGFRGTGAKFEEILVVTDSRDPEQSAFWLDDDLPHVRRWAEEK, encoded by the coding sequence ATGACGACGGCAGTGGCGAGCGGACTCTCGGCGGAGCTGCGGGGGTTCCGGGAGGTCCAGCGTCTCGCGTACGACTGCGCGGAAGCGGTCGCCGCGCAGCTGAGGCCGGGCGTGACCGAGCGCGAGGCGGCGCGCATGCAGCGCGACTGGCTGCGCGAGCGCGGAGTGCGTGACTGGTTCCACCTGCCCTTCGCCTGGTTCGGGGACCGCACGGCGTTCGTGAACTTCCGCGTCCCGCTGCAGTTCTTCCCCACCGACCGGCGACTGGAGCCGGGGATGCCCTTCATCCTCGATCTGGCCCCGGTCCACGGGGGTTTCACGGCGGACATCGGATACTCCGGCTCGCTGGGCCTCAACCCCCTGCAGGACAGGCTGCTCGCCGACCTGCAGGCGCACCGCGAGCTGATCCTGCGCGAGGTCCGCGAGCGCAGACCGCTGCGCGAGATCTACGAGGAGGTGGACCGGCTCATGGTCCGCCAGGGCTACGCGAACCGGCATCGCGCGTATCCGTTCGGGGTGATCGCGCACAAGGTCGACCGGGTGAAGGAGCGCCCCTGGTCGCCCCGTCTGTTCGGGTTCGGCACGCAGTCCCTGAAGGGGCTCGCGGCGGACGCGCTCCACGGACACCGCGACGGCTGGTCACCGCTGTGGTCGCCGTACCGGTTCTCCGACCATCCGCCCCGGCCGGGGCTGTGGGCGGTCGAACCGCACCTCGGATTCCGGGGTACGGGTGCGAAGTTCGAGGAGATCCTGGTCGTCACCGATTCCAGGGATCCGGAGCAGAGCGCCTTCTGGCTTGACGACGATCTGCCGCACGTGCGGCGCTGGGCGGAGGAGAAGTGA
- a CDS encoding LLM class flavin-dependent oxidoreductase: MSLRLSTVILPYLRWHEGGRSAWQRAEQLGFHTAFTYDHLSWRTFRDGPWFGAVPTLTAAAAATDRLRLGTLVTSPNFRHPVALAKELISLDDISDGRVTLGIGAGGTGFDATALGQEPWAPRERADRLAEFVPLLDRLLTEESVTSEGTFYSAHEARNIPGCVQRPRLPFAVAATGPRGLKLAARYGQAWVTTGDPKLYETGTSEQSVQAIRGQAGKLADACDAIGRDAAELDKILLTGFTPDRGRPLESLDAFVDFAGRHAELGFTDIVIHWPIPDSDFAADEKVFERIAMEAPAQLR, translated from the coding sequence ATGAGTCTGCGTCTGAGCACCGTGATCCTGCCGTACCTCCGCTGGCACGAGGGCGGCCGTTCCGCCTGGCAGCGCGCGGAGCAGCTCGGCTTCCACACGGCGTTCACCTATGACCACCTCTCCTGGCGGACCTTCCGGGACGGCCCCTGGTTCGGAGCCGTACCGACGCTCACCGCCGCGGCGGCCGCCACCGACCGCCTCCGGCTGGGCACGCTCGTGACCTCGCCGAACTTCCGGCACCCGGTCGCCCTCGCCAAGGAACTGATCTCCCTCGACGACATCTCGGACGGGCGGGTCACCCTGGGCATCGGCGCGGGCGGCACCGGCTTCGACGCCACGGCGCTCGGCCAGGAGCCCTGGGCCCCGCGCGAGCGCGCCGACCGCCTCGCCGAGTTCGTACCGCTGCTCGACCGCCTCCTCACCGAGGAATCCGTCACGTCCGAGGGCACCTTCTACTCCGCGCACGAGGCCCGCAACATCCCCGGCTGCGTCCAGCGCCCCCGGCTGCCCTTCGCGGTGGCCGCCACCGGTCCGCGCGGGCTGAAGCTCGCCGCCCGGTACGGACAGGCCTGGGTGACGACCGGAGACCCGAAGCTGTACGAAACGGGGACCTCCGAACAGTCGGTTCAAGCCATTCGTGGACAGGCCGGGAAGCTGGCGGACGCCTGCGACGCGATCGGCCGTGACGCGGCCGAGCTCGACAAGATCCTGCTCACCGGCTTCACCCCCGACCGCGGCCGTCCGCTGGAGTCCCTCGACGCCTTCGTCGACTTCGCGGGCCGCCACGCCGAGCTGGGCTTCACCGACATCGTGATCCACTGGCCCATTCCCGACTCCGACTTCGCGGCCGACGAGAAGGTCTTCGAACGCATCGCCATGGAGGCCCCGGCGCAGCTGCGCTGA
- a CDS encoding SDR family oxidoreductase produces MSLDGARERRVRTGGIELCVAELGDPAQPTVVLVHGYPDSKEVWSEVASRLAERFHVVLYDVRGHGASTAPRPLRGGFTLEKLTDDFLAVVDAVSPDRPVHLVGHDWGSVQSWEFVTVARTEGRIASFTSMSGPSLDHFGHWIKRRVERPTPRRMGQLLGQGAKSWYVYLLHTPVLPELAWRGPLGRQWPKILRRVEQMPPGDYPTPSLPTDAAHGAWLYRDNVRARLSRPRPDAYAHVPVQLITPLGDAFLSERLYDDLERWAPELVRRTLPAKHWIPRTRPDQVAAWITEFVHTNEDGVPVRDTVATGRYAERFGGQLVLVTGAGSGIGRATAFAFAEAGARVVAVDRDAEGAARTAEMSRLIGSPDAWAETVDVSDEQAMEKLAEKVAGEYGVVDVLVNNAGIGLSGSFFDTTPEDWRKVLDANLWGVIHGCRLFGKQMTERGQGGHIVNTASAAAYQPSRTLPAYSTSKAAVLMLSECLRAELAGQGIGVSAICPGFVNTNITSTAHFAGVDAAEEKRRQKRATRLYGLRNYPPEKVADAILRAVVRNQAVVPVTPEARGARLMARFTPRALRAVARMEPPL; encoded by the coding sequence GTGAGTCTCGACGGAGCGCGCGAGCGCCGGGTGCGGACGGGCGGAATCGAGCTGTGCGTCGCCGAGCTGGGCGACCCGGCACAGCCCACGGTGGTGCTCGTGCACGGCTATCCGGACTCCAAGGAGGTGTGGTCCGAGGTCGCGTCGCGTCTCGCCGAGCGTTTCCACGTCGTGCTGTACGACGTCCGCGGACACGGCGCGTCGACGGCACCGCGGCCGCTGCGGGGCGGCTTCACCCTGGAGAAGCTGACGGACGACTTCCTGGCGGTCGTGGACGCGGTAAGCCCGGACCGGCCGGTGCACCTGGTGGGACACGACTGGGGTTCGGTGCAGTCCTGGGAGTTCGTCACGGTCGCGCGCACGGAGGGGCGGATCGCCTCCTTCACCTCGATGTCCGGGCCGTCCCTGGACCACTTCGGGCACTGGATCAAGCGACGGGTCGAGCGCCCCACTCCGCGCAGGATGGGCCAACTCCTCGGCCAGGGCGCCAAGTCCTGGTACGTGTACCTGCTGCACACCCCCGTGTTGCCCGAACTCGCCTGGCGCGGCCCCCTCGGCAGGCAGTGGCCGAAGATCCTGCGGCGGGTCGAGCAGATGCCCCCGGGCGACTACCCGACCCCGTCGCTGCCGACGGACGCGGCGCACGGCGCCTGGTTGTACCGCGACAACGTCCGGGCCCGGCTGAGCCGGCCGCGCCCGGACGCCTACGCGCATGTGCCGGTGCAGCTCATCACGCCGCTGGGGGACGCGTTCCTCTCCGAGCGGCTCTACGACGACCTGGAGCGGTGGGCCCCCGAGCTGGTACGCCGCACGCTCCCGGCCAAGCACTGGATTCCACGCACCCGGCCCGACCAGGTGGCCGCCTGGATCACGGAGTTCGTGCACACGAACGAGGACGGTGTGCCCGTGCGGGACACCGTGGCCACCGGCAGGTACGCGGAGCGCTTCGGCGGACAGCTGGTGCTCGTCACCGGTGCGGGCAGCGGCATCGGCCGGGCCACCGCGTTCGCGTTCGCCGAGGCCGGCGCACGCGTGGTGGCCGTCGACCGGGACGCCGAGGGCGCCGCGCGCACGGCGGAGATGTCCCGGCTGATCGGCTCCCCGGACGCCTGGGCCGAGACGGTCGACGTCTCGGACGAGCAGGCCATGGAGAAGCTCGCCGAGAAGGTCGCCGGCGAGTACGGCGTCGTGGACGTGCTGGTGAACAATGCCGGGATCGGACTGTCGGGGTCCTTCTTCGACACGACCCCGGAGGACTGGAGGAAGGTCCTCGACGCCAACCTGTGGGGTGTCATCCACGGCTGCCGGCTCTTCGGGAAGCAGATGACCGAGCGCGGCCAGGGCGGTCACATCGTCAACACCGCGTCGGCGGCGGCGTACCAGCCCTCGAGGACACTGCCCGCCTACAGCACCTCCAAGGCGGCCGTCCTGATGCTCAGCGAGTGCCTGCGCGCGGAGCTGGCCGGCCAGGGCATCGGGGTCTCCGCGATCTGCCCGGGCTTCGTCAACACGAACATCACCTCGACCGCGCACTTCGCCGGGGTCGACGCCGCCGAGGAGAAGCGCCGGCAGAAGCGGGCGACGCGGCTCTACGGACTGCGCAACTACCCGCCGGAGAAGGTGGCCGACGCGATCCTGCGTGCGGTGGTCCGCAACCAGGCGGTCGTTCCCGTCACCCCGGAGGCGCGCGGCGCCCGCCTGATGGCGCGGTTCACGCCGAGGGCGCTGCGCGCCGTCGCGCGAATGGAGCCGCCGCTGTGA
- a CDS encoding ABC transporter ATP-binding protein, which translates to MIATESLSKRYPRVTALDRLSVDVGPGVTGLVGANGAGKSTLIKILLGLSPATEGRARVLGLDVATEGGAIRERVGYMPEHDCLPPDVSATEFVVHMARMSGLPPAAARERTADTLRHVGLYEERYRPIGGYSTGMKQRVKLAQALVHDPQLVFLDEPTNGLDPVGRDEMLGLIRRIHTDFGISVLVTSHLLGELERTCDHVVVVDGGKLLRSSSTTDFTQNTTTLAIEVTDTDEHPDGTRAVRDVLQARGVETHDGSGLPGAGHVLLLTAEGEDTYDLVRDVVADLGLGLVRMEQRRHHIAEVFKDSDTERDEQRKEAVGHGG; encoded by the coding sequence GTGATCGCGACCGAAAGCCTGAGCAAGCGGTACCCACGGGTGACCGCTCTTGACCGGCTCTCCGTGGACGTCGGACCCGGTGTGACCGGACTCGTCGGAGCCAACGGAGCCGGCAAGTCCACACTGATCAAGATCCTGCTGGGTCTGTCCCCCGCCACCGAGGGCCGCGCACGGGTGCTCGGCCTGGACGTCGCCACCGAGGGCGGCGCCATCCGCGAGCGGGTCGGGTACATGCCGGAGCACGACTGCCTGCCCCCCGACGTCTCGGCCACCGAGTTCGTCGTGCACATGGCGCGCATGTCCGGGCTCCCGCCCGCCGCCGCCCGCGAACGCACCGCGGACACCCTGCGCCACGTCGGCCTCTACGAGGAGCGCTACCGCCCCATCGGTGGCTACTCGACGGGCATGAAGCAGCGCGTCAAGCTCGCGCAGGCCCTCGTCCACGACCCTCAGCTGGTCTTCCTCGACGAGCCGACCAACGGCCTCGACCCGGTCGGCCGCGACGAGATGCTCGGCCTGATCCGCCGTATCCACACCGACTTCGGGATCTCGGTCCTGGTCACCTCCCACCTGCTGGGCGAGCTGGAGCGGACCTGCGACCACGTCGTGGTCGTCGACGGCGGCAAGCTGCTGCGGTCCAGCTCCACCACGGACTTCACCCAGAACACGACGACCCTCGCCATCGAGGTCACCGACACCGACGAGCACCCGGACGGCACCCGCGCGGTGCGCGACGTGCTCCAGGCGCGCGGGGTGGAGACGCACGACGGCAGCGGGCTGCCGGGCGCGGGACACGTCCTGCTGCTGACCGCAGAGGGGGAGGACACCTACGACCTCGTCCGTGACGTCGTCGCCGACCTCGGACTCGGCCTGGTCCGCATGGAACAGCGCAGGCACCACATCGCCGAGGTCTTCAAGGACAGCGACACGGAACGCGACGAGCAGCGGAAGGAGGCGGTCGGCCATGGCGGTTGA
- a CDS encoding ABC transporter ATP-binding protein — MTTLNIDHVSRWFGNVVAVNDITMTIGPGVTGLLGPNGAGKSTLINMMGGFLAPSTGTVTLDGRQVWRNEEIYKHIGIVPEREAMYDFLTGREFVVANAELHGLGAKAAQRALATVEMEYAQDRKISTYSKGMRQRVKMASALVHEPSLLLLDEPFNGMDPRQRMQLMDLLRRMGDEGRTVLFSSHILEEVEQLAAHIEVIVAGRHAASGDFRRIRRLMTDRPHRYLVRSSDDRTLAAALIADPSTSGIEVDLAEGALRVQAVDFGRFTTLLPRVAREHGIRLLTVSPSDESLESVFSYLVAA; from the coding sequence GTGACCACGCTCAACATCGACCACGTCTCCCGCTGGTTCGGCAACGTGGTGGCGGTCAACGACATCACGATGACGATCGGCCCCGGAGTCACCGGTCTGCTCGGCCCGAACGGCGCCGGGAAGTCCACCCTCATCAACATGATGGGCGGCTTCCTCGCCCCCTCCACGGGCACCGTCACTCTCGACGGCCGACAGGTCTGGCGCAACGAGGAGATCTACAAGCACATCGGCATCGTCCCCGAGCGCGAGGCGATGTACGACTTCCTCACCGGCCGTGAGTTCGTCGTCGCCAACGCCGAACTGCACGGACTCGGCGCGAAGGCCGCCCAACGGGCCCTCGCCACGGTCGAGATGGAGTACGCGCAGGACCGCAAGATCTCGACGTACTCCAAGGGCATGCGGCAGCGCGTGAAGATGGCCTCCGCCCTGGTCCACGAACCGTCCCTGCTGCTGCTCGACGAACCCTTCAACGGCATGGACCCACGCCAGCGCATGCAGCTCATGGACCTGCTGCGCCGCATGGGCGACGAGGGCCGCACGGTGCTGTTCTCGTCCCACATCCTCGAGGAGGTCGAGCAGCTCGCCGCCCACATCGAGGTGATCGTCGCCGGCCGGCACGCGGCGAGCGGCGACTTCCGGCGCATCCGCCGGCTGATGACCGACCGCCCGCACCGCTACCTCGTCCGCTCCAGCGACGACCGGACACTGGCCGCCGCCCTGATCGCGGACCCGTCGACATCGGGCATCGAAGTGGACCTCGCCGAGGGCGCGCTGCGCGTCCAGGCGGTCGACTTCGGCCGGTTCACCACCCTGCTGCCGCGCGTCGCACGCGAACACGGCATCCGACTGCTCACGGTCTCGCCGTCCGACGAGTCCCTCGAGTCCGTCTTCTCGTATCTCGTCGCGGCGTAG
- a CDS encoding RNA 2'-phosphotransferase produces MDERRTVKVSKYLSKHLRHQPERIGLTLGEGGWVEIDTLITAAASHGFRFTRAELDHVVATNDKQRFAVEGTRIRASQGHSVEVDLGLPPATPPAHLYHGTVARNLDAIRAEGLRPMNRHDVHLSQDRETATRVGARRGRPVVLGVDAAAMHRDGHVFRVSANGVWLTEAVPPAYLRFPGPH; encoded by the coding sequence ATGGATGAAAGACGCACCGTGAAGGTGTCGAAGTACCTCTCGAAGCATCTGCGGCATCAGCCCGAGCGGATCGGACTCACGCTCGGCGAGGGAGGCTGGGTCGAGATCGACACACTGATCACTGCGGCCGCGTCGCACGGATTCCGGTTCACGCGCGCGGAGCTCGACCACGTGGTGGCCACGAACGACAAACAGCGCTTCGCCGTGGAGGGCACCCGCATCCGTGCCAGCCAGGGCCACTCCGTCGAGGTCGACCTGGGGCTGCCCCCCGCGACCCCGCCGGCGCACCTCTACCACGGGACCGTGGCACGCAACCTGGACGCGATCCGCGCCGAGGGCCTGCGGCCCATGAACCGGCACGACGTCCACCTGTCGCAGGACCGGGAGACCGCCACCCGTGTCGGCGCCCGCCGCGGGCGACCGGTCGTGCTCGGCGTGGACGCCGCCGCCATGCACCGCGACGGCCATGTCTTCCGGGTCAGCGCGAACGGCGTGTGGCTCACCGAGGCCGTGCCCCCGGCGTATCTGCGGTTCCCCGGCCCGCACTGA